A single window of Colletes latitarsis isolate SP2378_abdomen chromosome 4, iyColLati1, whole genome shotgun sequence DNA harbors:
- the LOC143341058 gene encoding uncharacterized protein LOC143341058 isoform X1 yields the protein MLDTEQDNALKQGTERDIILEEHQAIVEDLKRDLELCKVEQNNIRTELEILQNESPKINNIHESFNRIRMEECNSQDTYKKEIANLQECIALLETEKDSVQQLWHISLNTVSSLEEELKRLRTDEKSTQFYQEHANAIKESYSEAIKMLEEKLLQTKNNFVKQQMLYQKSKEKVENLSKEKNELLEKFESLQKDAQDKDRNNQVMIETLKKELAYTKAETNKIVQTKLDLEKKLNEVKRYADNIMEKDKETKNKMAEAIELIESAVKEKDLVLHREVLVLEEKARVEHRLSLIANEYDAKIRELNKKTQEEIELSTNKYLTEIKELKIELREKTVSIEKTQRELKFAEEALCKIRKDCDVKILDYEQKIKRLELQLQVYDETIAKNRYDIEIKQLKEKITTLEGGLVTSNDKLQKLEQHSIENQIKKADRENKDITKQYSDLESQLTKTLGVKENLVLQLKSLKSDFDYEIQKRDNERHSLENKIHELEVNLQKTNCTKESKLQNALVDETNPYMSDIKQKRTLDITVENKCHCCQMVFSDHMNKLQEKFDKKTKELIYHVQVHQKLSKKWRDETKLLTAKFQRKTKELKCKLSTLQKENHELSTELLTCKQQMAQHTLQDIQRFNEANEIR from the exons ATGCTCGATACAGAACAGGATAATGCTTTGAAACAAGG CACTGAACGAGATATAATACTCGAAGAACATCAAGCGATCGTGGAGGATCTCAAACGGGACTTGGAATTATGCAag GTAGAACAAAATAATATACGAACCGAATTAGAAATTCTGCAAAATGAAAGCcccaaaattaataatatacatgaaTCTTTTAATCGAATTCGTATGGAAGAATGCAATAGCCAAGATACGTATAAGAAAGAAATAGCAAATTTACAAGAGTGTATTGCACTATTGGAAACCGAAAAAGATTCGGTTCAGCAATTGTGGCATATTTCATTGAATACAGTAAGTTCCTTAGAAGAAGAATTAAAAAGGCTTCGTACAGACGAGAAAAGTACACAATTTTATCAGGAACATGCAAATGCTATTAAGGAGAGTTATTCTGAAGCTATTAAAATGTTGGAGGAAAAGCTTTTgcagaccaaaaataattttgttaaacaaCAAATGCTGTATCAAAAAAGTAAAGAAAAAGTTGAAAATTTAAGTAAAGAAAAGAATGAACTTTTGGAGAAGTTTGAAAGTTTACAAAAAGATGCTCAAGATAAAG ATAGGAATAACCAGGTGATGATAGAGACACTGAAAAAAGAATTGGCTTACACTAAAGCAGAGACTAATAAAATAGTACAAACGAAATTggatttggaaaaaaaattgaaCGAAGTTAAGAGATATGCTGACAATATAATGGAAAAGGATAAGGAAACCAAGAATAAAATGGCAGAAGCCATTGAATTAATAGAATCTGCAGTTAAGGAAAAGGATTTAGTACTTCATCGTGAAGTACTTGTTTTGGAAGAAAAGGCCAGAGTGGAACATCGGTTATCGCTAATAGCAAATGAATATGATGCAAAGATacgagaattaaataaaaaaacgcAAGAAGAAATTGAATTAagtacaaataaatatttaacagaAATTAAAGAGCTTAAAATAGAATTACGAGAAAAGACAGTATCGATAGAAAAAACTCAAAGAGAATTGAAATTTGCAGAAGAGGCATTGTGTAAAATACGTAAAGACTGCGACGTAAAAATATTGGATTACGAGCAAAAAATAAAACGCTTAGAACTTCAGTTACAGGTGTATGATGAAACGATAGCTAAGAATAGGTATGATATAGAAATTAAACAACTGAAAGAAAAAATTACTACTCTCGAAGGCGGGCTAGTTACTTCGAACGATAAGTTACAAAAATTGGAACAACACAGTATAGAAAATCAAATAAAAAAAGCGGATCGTGAAAACAAAGACATAACAAAGCAATATTCAGATTTAGAAAGTCAATTGACTAAAACATTAGGCGTTAAAGAAAATCTCGTATTGCAATTAAAGTCACTGAAAAGCGATTTTGACTATGAAATACAAAAAAGAGATAATGAAAGGCATTCtcttgaaaataaaattcatgaattGGAAGTTAATCTTCAGAAAACAAACTGTACAAAAGAATCTAAATTACAAAATGCTTTGGTCGACGAAACAAATCCGTATATGTCCGATATAAAGCAGAAGCGTACTTTGGATATAAC GGTAGAAAATAAGTGTCATTGCTGCCAAATGGTTTTTTCGGATCATATGAATAAattacaagaaaaatttgacaaAAAAACGAAAGAATTAATCTATCACGTTCAAGTTCATCAGAAATTAAGTAAAAA atgGAGAGACGAGACAAAATTATTGACGGCTAAATTTCAAAGAAAAACTAAAGAACTTAAATGTAAATTAAGTACACTACAAAAGGAAAATCATGAATTAAGCACAGAATTGTTAACTTGCAAGCAGCAAATGGCGCAACATACATTGCAGGACATACAAAG ATTTAATGAAGCAAATGAAATAAGGTGA
- the LOC143341058 gene encoding uncharacterized protein LOC143341058 isoform X2, whose translation MEECNSQDTYKKEIANLQECIALLETEKDSVQQLWHISLNTVSSLEEELKRLRTDEKSTQFYQEHANAIKESYSEAIKMLEEKLLQTKNNFVKQQMLYQKSKEKVENLSKEKNELLEKFESLQKDAQDKDRNNQVMIETLKKELAYTKAETNKIVQTKLDLEKKLNEVKRYADNIMEKDKETKNKMAEAIELIESAVKEKDLVLHREVLVLEEKARVEHRLSLIANEYDAKIRELNKKTQEEIELSTNKYLTEIKELKIELREKTVSIEKTQRELKFAEEALCKIRKDCDVKILDYEQKIKRLELQLQVYDETIAKNRYDIEIKQLKEKITTLEGGLVTSNDKLQKLEQHSIENQIKKADRENKDITKQYSDLESQLTKTLGVKENLVLQLKSLKSDFDYEIQKRDNERHSLENKIHELEVNLQKTNCTKESKLQNALVDETNPYMSDIKQKRTLDITVENKCHCCQMVFSDHMNKLQEKFDKKTKELIYHVQVHQKLSKKWRDETKLLTAKFQRKTKELKCKLSTLQKENHELSTELLTCKQQMAQHTLQDIQRFNEANEIR comes from the exons ATGGAAGAATGCAATAGCCAAGATACGTATAAGAAAGAAATAGCAAATTTACAAGAGTGTATTGCACTATTGGAAACCGAAAAAGATTCGGTTCAGCAATTGTGGCATATTTCATTGAATACAGTAAGTTCCTTAGAAGAAGAATTAAAAAGGCTTCGTACAGACGAGAAAAGTACACAATTTTATCAGGAACATGCAAATGCTATTAAGGAGAGTTATTCTGAAGCTATTAAAATGTTGGAGGAAAAGCTTTTgcagaccaaaaataattttgttaaacaaCAAATGCTGTATCAAAAAAGTAAAGAAAAAGTTGAAAATTTAAGTAAAGAAAAGAATGAACTTTTGGAGAAGTTTGAAAGTTTACAAAAAGATGCTCAAGATAAAG ATAGGAATAACCAGGTGATGATAGAGACACTGAAAAAAGAATTGGCTTACACTAAAGCAGAGACTAATAAAATAGTACAAACGAAATTggatttggaaaaaaaattgaaCGAAGTTAAGAGATATGCTGACAATATAATGGAAAAGGATAAGGAAACCAAGAATAAAATGGCAGAAGCCATTGAATTAATAGAATCTGCAGTTAAGGAAAAGGATTTAGTACTTCATCGTGAAGTACTTGTTTTGGAAGAAAAGGCCAGAGTGGAACATCGGTTATCGCTAATAGCAAATGAATATGATGCAAAGATacgagaattaaataaaaaaacgcAAGAAGAAATTGAATTAagtacaaataaatatttaacagaAATTAAAGAGCTTAAAATAGAATTACGAGAAAAGACAGTATCGATAGAAAAAACTCAAAGAGAATTGAAATTTGCAGAAGAGGCATTGTGTAAAATACGTAAAGACTGCGACGTAAAAATATTGGATTACGAGCAAAAAATAAAACGCTTAGAACTTCAGTTACAGGTGTATGATGAAACGATAGCTAAGAATAGGTATGATATAGAAATTAAACAACTGAAAGAAAAAATTACTACTCTCGAAGGCGGGCTAGTTACTTCGAACGATAAGTTACAAAAATTGGAACAACACAGTATAGAAAATCAAATAAAAAAAGCGGATCGTGAAAACAAAGACATAACAAAGCAATATTCAGATTTAGAAAGTCAATTGACTAAAACATTAGGCGTTAAAGAAAATCTCGTATTGCAATTAAAGTCACTGAAAAGCGATTTTGACTATGAAATACAAAAAAGAGATAATGAAAGGCATTCtcttgaaaataaaattcatgaattGGAAGTTAATCTTCAGAAAACAAACTGTACAAAAGAATCTAAATTACAAAATGCTTTGGTCGACGAAACAAATCCGTATATGTCCGATATAAAGCAGAAGCGTACTTTGGATATAAC GGTAGAAAATAAGTGTCATTGCTGCCAAATGGTTTTTTCGGATCATATGAATAAattacaagaaaaatttgacaaAAAAACGAAAGAATTAATCTATCACGTTCAAGTTCATCAGAAATTAAGTAAAAA atgGAGAGACGAGACAAAATTATTGACGGCTAAATTTCAAAGAAAAACTAAAGAACTTAAATGTAAATTAAGTACACTACAAAAGGAAAATCATGAATTAAGCACAGAATTGTTAACTTGCAAGCAGCAAATGGCGCAACATACATTGCAGGACATACAAAG ATTTAATGAAGCAAATGAAATAAGGTGA
- the LOC143341257 gene encoding RIB43A-like with coiled-coils protein 2, with translation MLKFQTVTKEDLKLAASIQRRRQIEEERKQRIFNPRFRKIGIDKEFLDKQVAEKKQQRELEQAKESELDENLIRSSKLALLLERQQKEERRQRNVEIENFRRHYQRTEDRRDYDLYDPNTLKKCPVTIDDDTSRFGSGFVQKFEGEEGDSKERSKAKKEQMRWWIEKQKDERTMAERDRQEAEKAYQEAVISRDKRAMTLDRMERECRRRLNEATATFNRALAEEQERHRHCEALRDEEDKKTEIYNHVTGDFLMEAKEQADSTRGPHKPLASRYKGMSADELKIFRDAQACQMKEIENIKLEEKQVNEEWDRLMNSHAHTANEHQREIDRKRADIKKKIAEENLQLAEQHKSHQEYLNRILYKNKPTAAFFEQFNRDAR, from the exons ATGTTAAAGTTCCAAACTGTCACCAAGGAAGATCTGAAGCTCGCTGCTTCTATCCAACGCCGAAGGCAGATAGAAGAAGAGAGAAAGCAACGTATATTCAATCCTCGATTCAGGAAAATCGGG ATAGACAAGGAATTCTTGGATAAACAGGTCGCGGAAAAGAAGCAGCAACGCGAACTGGAACAGGCTAAAGAATCCGAGCTTGACGAGAATTTGATTCGCAGCAGTAAGCTTGCCTTGCTTCTCGAAAGACAACAAAAAGAG GAGAGGCGACAGAGAAACGTTGAGATTGAAAATTTTCGACGACACTACCAGCGAACGGAGGATCGACGAGATTACGACCTATACGATCCGAATACTCTAAAAAAGTGTCCGGTAACAATCGACGATGACACCTCACGTTTCGGATCGGGCTTTGTACAGAA ATTCGAGGGTGAGGAAGGCGACTCGAAGGAACGCTCAAAGGCGAAGAAAGAGCAAATGAGATGGTGGATAGAAAAGCAAAAGGATGAACGTACGATGGCGGAGAGAGATCGGCAGGAAGCCGAGAAAGCGTACCAGGAAGCCGTCATCTCCAGGGACAAGCGTGCCATGACGTTAGATCGAATGGAGCGAGAATGCCGTCGAAGGTTGAACGAAGCTACCGCAACATTCAATCGAGCCCTG GCAGAGGAACAGGAACGACACCGCCATTGCGAAGCCCTTCGAGACGAGGAGGACAAGAAAACGGAAATCTACAATCACGTGACTGGGGACTTCCTCATGGAAGCCAAAGAGCAGGCCGACAGCACTCGTGGACCGCACAAGCCGTTGGCCTCGCGCTACAAGGGCATGTCCGCGGACGAGCTTAAGATTTTCAGGGATGCGCAAGCATGTCAGATGAAAGAAATCGAG AACATTAAATTAGAAGAGAAGCAAGTGAACGAAGAATGGGACCGACTGATGAATTCGCACGCGCATACCGCGAACGAGCATCAGCGAGAAATTGATCGAAAGAGGGC GGATATTAAGAAGAAGATAGCCGAAGAAAATTTACAACTCGCGGAACAACACAAGTCCCATCAGGAGTATCTGAATAGAATTCTTTACAAAAACAAACCAACTGCCGCCTTTTTTGAACAATTTAATAGAGATGCtcgatga